The sequence below is a genomic window from Actinomycetota bacterium.
CGTCGTGGTCGAACTGCCCCTCGAGATCGTCGTCAACGGGCTGCCCCTGGTCGCCCTCATGCGCATGCCGGGGATGGACAAGGAGCTGGCGGTGGGGTTCTGTCTCACCGAGAAGGTCATCTCCGGCGTCTCCCAGGTGAGACTGCTGAAGCACTGTGGCAGCATGGAGCGGGAGATAGGGGAGGGTCGGGAGGTGCGGGACACCGCGCTTGACCGTGGCAACGTGGTCGAGCTGGAGCTGGAATCCCCGGGCGAGCGGGAGCGTTTCGGCTCCACCTACCTGGTGCGCACCGGATGTGGAGGCGCCGACATCTCCGCCATCGCGGACTACCACGAGGGCGAAGTGGCCTCCGAACTCCGGGTCAAGGAGGAGGTCATATACGGCATCGGGGATGAGCTTACGCGGCGCCAGGACATCTTCCGGGGGACCGGAGGCACCCACGGCGCGGGTATCTTCACGGCCTCGGGCGAGATGGTGGCCATGGCCGAGGACGTCGGGCGCCACAACGCTCTGGACAAGGTGGTGGGGTGGTGCGCGATGCGCGGTACCGCCCTCGCGGACAAGGTGCTGGTGCTGTCGGGAAGGATCAGCTACGAGATGGCCCTGAAGACGGTGCGGGTGGGCATACCGGTGCTGGTCTCCATGGCCGCGCCAACCTCCCTGGGGTTGCAGGTGGCCGAGGGCGCGGGCCTGACCGTGGTGGGCTTCGCGGGCGCCGAGAGGTTCAACGTCTATACCCATCCCCGGAGGATCGTCCCGTGAGAGGCGAAGAGAGGGAAGGCCTGCAGCCGCAGTTCGCCGCCGCGGTGCTCGCCGGGGGGGAGGGCAAACGCCTGGGTATGGACAAGGCCACACTGCAGATCGGTAACTGCTCCCTGCTGGACCGCATCATCCTGGTGCTGAGGGACCTCTTCCCCCACATCATGCTTGTGGTCCAGAACGGCGGCTCGTCCCTGGCTGGCCTGGAGGACGCCGGCGTGAAAGTGGTGACCGACGTGATCCCGGGTAAGGGGCCCCTGGTGGGCATCTACACCGCGCTGCAGAATTCCCCCGCACCCTACGTCTTTGTCATGGCCTGCGATATGCCATACCCGAGCCGGGAACTCATAGCCCGCATGCTCTCCACGGCGCCCGGCCTGGAGGCGGTGGTGCCGCGGCGCGGGGAGTATATCGAGCCCCTCTTCGCGGTCTACAGAAGGGATGTGGCCGCGAGGATACGTGACCGCATCGAGGGCGGGCGCCTGAAAATACACGAGCTCATCCAGGATCTGGACGTGCGTTACATGGAGGAAGACGAGGTGGCGGCCTGCGACCCCGGTTTCCGCTCTTTTCTAAACATCAACACCCTGGAGGACCTGGAGGCCGCCTTCTAGGGCCAGGTTCCTTGTTTGTTGCGTTCCACCAGAGGCTGCTGCTTTAGCCTTGGCCACACGAATGCGGGAAACAAGACCTGCCCTGAAAACAGCGACCAGCATTTTCGTCCTCGGTGGTGTCGCGGCCGCGCGACATGGGTGACTGACCCCCAAACGGAAAGCCCGTTTCTCCATGGATCCGGCGCCGGCATGAGGAGCCGGGTCAGGCTTCTTGTATGTTGCGTTCCACCAGACAAGGAAAGTGCTGGGTATGTAAAACAAGACTTGGCCCCTATAATCACCTTATAGGTCGTGGCGTTGATTGGATCACTCCAGGCAACAGTCCGCCGCACGCGGGGATCACCCCCCGCTTCTGCTGTCGTCATTCAGACGGTTCGGCACAGCCTCCGCCCGGGGGCTGCTGGAGGGATGGGAGGTGTGTGGCCGTGCTCGAGATCGAGAACCAGGAACAGACGGTCAAGGCCGTCAACGGCGAGATATCCGTCAGGCGCGACGACCACGGGGTCCCGGTCATCAGGGCGGGTGACTTCGAGGACGCCCTCTATGGGCTGGGGCTGGTGCAGGCCCTTGACCGCGGCATGCAGATGGAGCTGACGCGGCTCCTCGCAAGGGGCCAGCTCTCCGAGCACCTGCCGCCAGACGAGAACTTCATCGCCATGGACAGGACCATGCGAAAGTACGATATCTGGGGATTCTCGTGCAAGCATGCCGGACTGATAGAGGAGGACGCACGCGAGGAGGCGGAGGCCTTCTGCCGCGGCGTCAACGACCAGTTCGCGGAGAACCCGCCGGCGGAGTTCGGCCTCATCTCTTACGCCCCCGAGCCCTGGACGACCGCGGACTGCATCGCCATCTCCAAGGTCATGTCCATGGTGGACATGGACGAGACCCAGGGTTGGATCAGGAAGTTCATCGTGCACATGGTCATGGCCGGCGTGACCCCGGCCATGCTCAGGGAGATCTTCGTCTACATGACGGAGGAGCCGGGCGAGGACTACCTGGGGAAGCTGCGCCAGGTGAAGCTGGCCGAGCCCTACGTGCCGGAGACGGTTAAGTGGGCCGCCATACCGCGCGAGCAGACCAGCAGCCACTGGATGCTCGCGGGCTCTCGCACGGCCGCCGGAGAGGCCATACTCTGCGGCAGTCCCGAGCTGGACTCAGCCCGCCTGCCCTGCCTGTGGCAGGAGATCCTGCTCTACGTGGGCGACTTCTACTGCATGGGCGTCTACGTTCCCGGCATCCCCTTGCCGGCCCTGGGGAGGACGAACTACCTCTCGTGGAGCGCCACCTACAGCTGCATGGACGTCATGAACTACTTCCTCGAGGAGGTTAAGGACGGTAAGTACCGCCGGGGGGACGAGTGGATACCCTTCGAGGTGCGGGAAGAGGTCATCAAGGTCAAGGATTCCGAACCGGTGACCGTGCGTTACTACGAAAACGTGCACGGGGTGCTGGAGGGAGAGCCCACGGAGGACGGCTACTACCTCTGCCTGGCCATCTCCCTCAGGGACACCGGCAGCCAGGCCATCAAGGAGTTCCGCGACCATTACCGCGCCCGCACCGTGCAGGAGTCCATGGACCACCTCTCGCGCTGCGACTCGCTCAGCTTCAACTGGGGCCTCGCCGATTCCTCAGGCAGCATCGGTTATCAGATGAGCGGCCGCTGCCCCGTAAGGGCCGACAACTGGATCGGCGTACTGCCGCTGCCGGGCTGGGACGAAGCCTACGACTGGAAGGGCTTCTACCCGCCGGAGAAGAACCCGCGCCTGCTAAACCCGGAGAGCGGTTATTTCGGCACCTCCAACCAGGACCTCAACCACCTCAGCGACGTGCACATCCAGACCATGCCCATGAGCGACGACCGCGCCGTGCGCATCGCGGAACTGCTGGCGGCAAGGGAGGATCACTCCGTCGAGAGCCTGATGAAGATGCAGTACGACGTGTACAGCAAGCACGCGGAGCGGATCATGCCCCTCATCCGCCACTTGCTGCCGGAGGGCGGTAACGGCGATCTGCTGCGGGAATGGGACCTCGTCTACTCGTCCGATTGCGTAGCCGCGTGCGTCTTCGAGAACGTCTACTTCGAGATAGCGAGGACGGTGTTCGGCGACTACGGCGTGGGAAGGGAAGTCGTCGAGTACATCCTGGACAACTCCGAGCTCTATTACATGTACTACGGGCAGTTCGATAACGTGCTGCAGCGGGAGGAATCGCTGTGGTTCGGCGGCAGGACGCGTGACGATGTCCTCATGGAGGCCGTGGCCAGGGGGCTGGAAATGGAGGCGGCGCCCTTCGGGAGCACCCACCAGGTGATGATGAAGAACCTGGTTTACGGGGACATGATACCCGACTTCAACTACGGCCCCATCGAGATCATCGGCTGCCGGGGCACCGTCTCCCAGGGAGCGATATTCAACGCGCCGGGGGGAAGGGTAGGTACCTTCTCGCCCGCCATAAGGTTCATCTGCCCCATGTCCACGAACAAGTACTACTCCGTCCTGGCAGGGGGTCCCTCGGAGAAGCCAACCTCGCCCCTGTACGCCTCTGGAGTGGAGGACTGGCTGTCGGGGAAGTTCAAGCTCATAGAGCCATAGGGGAGGCATGACCATGACCGGCAAGGAACGCATGCTGGCCGCCTTCGCCCGCCGGGAACCGGACCGCGTGCCGGTTTGGGAGATGGCCTTCAACGAGGAGTCCATCATCAAGCTGGGCGCCTTCTACACTGACGACCTCCCGCCCATGAAGTTCGCGCAGCAGATGACCATGGAGGAGAAGGTCAAACTGCTCACCACGCTCTTCACCGTGGCCCGGGAGCTGGAACTGGACGGCCTGACCTCCATAGGCCTGCTGGGCACCGAGCCGGTGGACGACGATCACGTCCGGGACGGCTGGGGCCGCATCCTGCGTGTGAGCGAGGAGGGGGAGGCCACCGCCGTGGGAGGGCCGGTATCCGGACCCTCGGACCTCAAGGGCCTCGTTGTCTACCACCCCCAGCCCACCGACTTCCTCATGCTCATGGCCTCGGTGGGAAACCTGGGCACCGATGTCGCCCAGGTGCTGGTACAGCCAGGGCCCTTCCGTGAGAGCTGGAGCCTTATGGGGAGCATGGAGAAGCTCCTCTACCACTACATCAAGAACCCCTCCTTCGTGAAGGACCTGGCCCAGGTGGTCACGGACTACATCCTCGAGGTCATCGACATGGCCGCGGACAACGGGGCGGACATCATCGGGCTGGACGGCGACCTGGCCTTCAACCAGACCACCCTCATATCTCCAGCCCAGTACGAGGAGTTCGTCTTCCCCTACCACCAGCAGATAACCGCTCACGCCCACCGCAAGGGAGTGCTCGTCTTTAAACACTCCGACGGCAACATGTGGCCGATCATGGACGGCGTGGCCGATGCCGGTTTCGACGGTTTTCACCCCGTGCAACCCCAGTGCATGGACATCGGGGAGGTAAAGGTGAAATACGGCGACCGTCTCTGCATCCTGGGCAACATCGATTGCACCTATCTCCTGCCCTTCGGCAGCGAGGAGGAGGTGGCGGAGAACGTGAAGGAGACCATCCGCGTGGCGGCGCCGGGCGGCGGCTACATCATCAGTTCGTCCAACTCCATCCACCCCGGGGTCAAGCCCGAGAACTACATCGCCATGGTCAGGGCAGCCCGACGTTACGGCACTTACCCCATCAGCATCGAGGCTTGAGGAGGCGGACATGCAGGAGATATTGGAAGGTATCAAGGCAGCGGTGCTTGCAGGCGAGGAGGAGGACGCGCAGAGGCTGGTTTCCGAGGGGCTGGAGAAGGGGCTGGAACCGAGGCGCATCATGGAGGAGGCCATGATGCCCGCCATGGAGGACATCGGGGAGCGCTTCAGCGCCGGCGAGGCCTTCATCCCCGAGCTCATCGTAGCCGCCGAGGCCATGCAGAGGGGCATGGAATCCCTCAAGCCCCATCTGGGAGGACCCGAGCGGGGCAGCGGCCTGGTGCTGTTGGGGACCGTGCACGGCGACATCCATTCCATCGGTAAAAACCTGGTGCGCATGTGCCTGGAGGGGGCGGGCTTCGAGGTGATAGACATCGGCGAGGACGTGAAGGCGGAGCGGTTCGTGGAGGCCTACCGCGAGCACCGGCCGGATATCCTGGGGCTGTCGGCCCTCCTCAGCTCGACCATGCAGCGAATCCCCGAGGTGGTGGAGGCGGTGCGCGCCGAGGACGCGGGGGCGGTGATCATGGTGGGAGGAGCGCCGGTAACCCAGGACTTCGCAGGCCGTTCCGGTGCCGACGGCTACGCCCCCAACGCCTTCGAGGCGGCTAGAAAAGCGCGGGAGCTGCTATCCTGAGGTGGCACTTCCGAGGTCAACCCCGGCCCGTGCCATTACCAGAAGAGGTTTATGATCCCGAAGGCGATGAAGATGGCACCGGAGATGCGGCGCATCCACACCTGGGGTATGAACCTTCCCGCTCCCGTACCCAACATGGCGGCGATGAGGGAGGTAGCCCATAGGGCAAGCGTCCCCCCGATGAATACGAATACCGGCTGGGAGTACTTGGCGGTGAGAGCGAGGAGCGAGAGCTGTGTCTTGTCCCCCAGCTCCATGAGACAGATGAGCAGGAAGGAGGTGAGCAGCGGGCCGCGCTGTCTCTTCCCCGGCTCCACCTCAGCCAGCCCATCCTCACCAGTCCCTCCTCCTCCCGTCTCATCTTCCTTCTCTCTCTCCGGCAGCAGCATGAAGATCCCGAAGATGATGAAGACCGCCGACACCGTGTACTTGATGACGCTCTCCGGCACGAACTCGTAGAGGACCACCCCCACCGACACCGCCAGGGCGTTTAGGAGAGCGAAGGCGGCCGCGGCTCCCAGGAAGACCTGACGAAAACCGTACTTGGCGGAGAGGGTGAGGATGACCAGCTGGGTCTTGTCGCCCAGCTCCGCCACGAAGGTAAGGCCGAAGGACGCCAGGAGCGCGTTCCACCACATGCAGCAAGGTTATCATAGGGGGTCAGCCCATGACATGTGACATTTTTCTAGAGGTATCTTCTTCGATCTTACTAGATCTCAAAATGTCACATGTCATGGGCTGACCCCCCACCTCACAAAATGTCACATGTCAGGGGCTGACCCCCAGGAAGTCGGCGATGAAGCGGGCGTAGCCCGGTCCCGCCACCATGGAGACGTCGTTGTGTCCCGCCCCCGCCACCAGGTAAAGCTCCTTGGGCTCCGGGGCCGCGGCGTATAGCTCCAGGCCTTCTTCCACGGGGATGAGCTCATCCCGGTCGCCGTGGATGACCAGCACCGGGCAGCGGGCACGCGGCAGCTTGGAGATGGAATCGTAGACCTCGCCCAATGGTGTGCCCTCGGGGAGGAACGGGAAGAGCTTACGGGCTACGCCGGCCAGGGAGGTGAAGGTGGATTCGAGCACCAGGGCCCTGAACTCGCGTCCCTGCGCTATCTCGCAGGCCACCCCACCGCCGAGGGATTTCCCGAAGAGCACGATGTCGGGGTCCCTTACGCCGCCCTCCGCCAACCACGCCAGGGCCGCCTTCCCGTCAAGGTAGAGGCCGGCCTCGTGGGGCTCGCCCCCGCTCTTGCCGTATCCGTGGAAGTCGATGAGCAGCAGGCGGCACCCCACAGCCTCAAGCTCCATGTGCACCAGTGACCAGCTGTAAACCTCCTGGGCATTGCCGTGCAGAAAGAGGATGACCGGTGCTCCCGCGGGCTCGGGCCACCACAGGCCGTGTATCCTGACCCCGTCCTCGCAGTCCAGCCACACCTCCTCGGCGCCGCCAGCCCAGCGCGGCGGCGGCATGTCCGCGGGGATGCGGTCGGGATAGTAGAGGAACTTCCGCGCCAGGCCACCCGCTGCTTCCATGGTGCCGTCCCTCCTCGCCTCAGCGGCCCGCGCGCTCGAGGGGACGCGGCAGCTCTATCTTGAGCGTCCCGGCGAGCTCTATGAGGTAAGCGGTCAGGCGGTTCAACTGGTTGGTGCCCTCGTAGATCTGGGTCAGCTTGGCGTCGCGGAAGCATTTCTCCACCCAGCGCCGGTGGATCGAATCGTCGGTGCCCATGAGTTCCAGCGCCCTGGCGGTCACCCAGTTGGCGTTGTCGGTGGCGGAGAACTTGGCGAGGGAGGCCAGGTAGAGGATGTGGGTGAGTTCGGCCTCGTCCACCAGGATGCGCAGCATCTGTCCGGTCGCCACCCTCCCGGCTTGTGAGTGCAGGAAGGACTGGTAGGGCCGGGACAGGCGCACGGCCCTGGGCAGGGCGAAGAGCCCCTTCATCAGGGGGTTTATCATCAGCGCCCCGAACACTTCGTCTCCCGCCAGGCCGTGGCTGAGGCACATCATCCGCGACTCCTGGATGGCCGCTTTCATGTCCGCCAGGGTCATCTGGATGTGCTGCTCGTCTATTGGCTTCCTTCCGTTCCGGCCCTCCCTGGCCCATGCCAGGAAGTGCTTGAAGGCCCCCCGGGCGATACCGGTCCCCACCCCACCTACCGCGCCTCGCGAGGCCGACATGATCGAGAGGATGCCGGTGGCCATGCCGTCCCCCTCCTGGCCCAGCAGGTTGTCCTCGGGCACGAAGACGTCCTCGAAGAGCAGCTCGGCCGCGTGGCAGGCGCGCTGTCCCATCTTCACCTCAACCCGGGGCACGGAGACGCCGTCCCGGTCCTTCTCCACCAGGAACAGGCTCCAGGTATCGAGGGGCCTGTCCCTCTCGGTCGCGGCGCAGACGGTGAGGTACTTGGCCTCCCTGCCGCCGGAGATGAACACCTTGCGGCCGTTGAGTACGTAACCGCCCTTGACCTTCTTGGCTTCCATGTTGATCCTGGCCCTGGCCAGGAAGTCGGGTTCCTCGACGTCGGTTCCGGCCGAGGGCTCGGTGATGGCATAGGCCATGAGCACCGGTTTGCCCTTCTTCTCCCCCTCGATGATCTCGTGCAGGATGGTGTCCCAGAACGCCAGTCCGCCCGGCGTGACCATGGGCGAGATCCCCAGGGCGGTGGCGGCGATCATGTTGCCGATGCCCGCACAGGTGGAACAGAGCTCCTCGAAGGCCAGGTACCCGGCGGTGAGCATGTACTTGCCTGCCAGCCCGCCGACCACCTCCGGTATGACCAGGGAGAAGAGCCGGTGATCGCCAGCCTCCCGGACGAGGTCCCAGGCGAAGTAATCCGTATCTTTGCCTATGCGCTCGTCAAGCTCCAGCGCCACCGGCTCCGCATGTTCCCGGTTGAAGGCGGCGCAGTTGTCGACCAGGGCTATGACGTCATCGATGTTCTTGCGGTCGAGCTTGCGCAGCACGGCCAGGGCGGGAAAATCGTGCAGCAACTGCTTGCCGGTGTCGCTGAGCTGTTCTTGAGGCATCCTGTAACCCCCCTGAATCCATGAAGAATGACGGGACTCTCACGCTGTGGGGCGTGGTGCGAACATGTTGCCGGCGACACGGTCTGACGGTAATGCCGAGACTTTCCCCACCCGTATTATATCATCGGCTCGGCACCACCGCTCAGCCCGGGACAATAAGCGGATGTGCGTACCCGGCTCGACGGTTACGCACCCCCGTAGGATGTCCGTTGATACTTTCCCCTCCCCTGGCGACCCGGTGATGTTAGAATGTTTGCACCGGATTGATGGGGGCAACGATCCTTCTGGGGGTTATGATGGACTCTTCGGACAGGGAACACGGAAACGGAAGCGGCAGGTTGCTGTTCTTTCCGCTGACGCTGATGGGGCTGCTGCTGCGCGTAACGCCATACCACCTGAGCGACCCGCTCATCGCCGAGAAGAGCGGCCTGCGCCTGTTCATGCTCAAGCGTTACGCCTGGATCGAGGTGCGTTTCCTCGCGCTCCTGTACTGGATAATCAACCTTCCCGAGAAGTTCCCCCTCCTAGGCAAGTTGTGGGTGAGGAAACTCAACTACGTCCTTGCGGGCAAGTTCGTGGGCGAGCACATGATCGCGGGCCAGGTCATGACCCTGGGGGAGATGCTGCACTTCATCGACGACCTGCCCGCGGAAAGCCGTATCGCCGTCGGGCCCTGCCGCTGCCGCCTGGCCACCCACGCCTGCGACCACCCCCTTGAGACCGACATCGTGATCCTGACCGGCACCGCCATATGGCTGGACCTTTTCCCCCAGGACTACCGCGTCATCGACAAAGAGGAGGCGAAGCGCATAGTGAGGGAGGGCTACGAGATGGGATTCGTGCCCATGCTGGACCGCCACATGTATTACCGAGGCAGCGCCAACTACTTCGTCATCTGCAACTGCTGCGGGTGTGCCTGCCTCCCCATAAACGGCTACATATATTACAAGGGGACCGGCTTCCGCTTCATCCCCTCCGTATACCGCTCCGTCGTGGACCCGGACAAGTGCGAGGGATGCGGGGCCTGCGTGGAGGTATGTGCCTTCGAGGAGAGGAAGGTCTTCGACGGCAAGGTACGGATACTCGACTGCCAGGGCTGTGGCCAGTGCGTGAGGGTATGCCCCAACCAGGCCAACGCCATGGTCACGCGTTAGGGGTCGTACCTTCGTTCCTCAACCCCAGGCCCGATACGCGATTTATGGATCCCCCGCGGGAGGACTGAAGAACGAAGGTACGGCCCCATCCCAGAGGACAGGAGTAATGACCGAAGAGACTCCGACAGATAAAGTGTACTTCCCGCCGCACTGCCGGACATTGCGAGAGCAGGCAGAGGTGGAAGAAGGCGGCTGGAGGGAAGCACTGGTCTCCGCCGGAGACCACCTTGCCCGCGTTCTCAGCGAGTACGGGGAGCTGGGCTTCGAATGCCTGCTGGAGGAGCTGGACGTGGAGGCCGCCGAGGGCTGCACCGGTTGCTTCAAGTCCGAGGGCGAGCCCCTTTACAGGCTATACGTCAGGCCCGCCGAGGGACCGGACCGGGAGGCTTAGAAGGCTAACCGCAGCAACGCCATCCCGACGGTGCCGGACCGCAACGCTGCCACGGGGGCGTGCCTTCATCCGTCAGACCGGCAGGCCCTCTTTCCTCATCCATTCCTCGAAGGGCGGGAATTCCGGCTTGAGGAAGGTCTGGGTGTCCAGGTCGGGGATGATGGGGTAGACGCCGAACTGTTTGGCCGCCGCCACCGCCGTGTGCACGTGCTCCACAGGGGTGCCGACGGGCACCAGGTTGATGAGCAGGACGAACCTGCCCTTACCGGCCCCTTCCCATATCAGCTTGCGCACGTTCTCCACGATGGCCTCGGGTGGCCCCGACTCGATGAGGTCGGGGCGCACGTTGAGGAGCAGGCTAACCTTCTTCTCCTCGGCGTAGCGCTTTACGTAAGGAATGCCCACCACCTCGTAATCCTCGTTCCATACCAGGAGGAAGAAGGGGCGCAGGGGTTTGAAGTAGTTGCCTCGCGCCATCATGTCCACCTTGAGGTCCAGCACCTCGCGGGGGTCCTCCACCGCCCGCTCTCCCCAGCTCGCGGTATCCATCACCGTGCGCAGGGGCGAATTGGTGGCGCGCGCTATCTTCTCGGTGTAGGGGAGGCAGAACTCACGCACCATCTCGACGGTGACGTTGGGCTGGGAAGCCCAGGCGTCGGATATGGCGACGATGGAGGCACTGGTCGTCTCGACAAGCTTGTCTATCCAGGGGACCACCACCTCCATGCTCAGGAACTCCATGAGGCGGTGGACGAAGGCGGGGTTGCGGCGCATGTCCCGGATGAGG
It includes:
- the fdhD gene encoding formate dehydrogenase accessory sulfurtransferase FdhD is translated as MSTTDKNIARYRRGKEPRQASDRVVVELPLEIVVNGLPLVALMRMPGMDKELAVGFCLTEKVISGVSQVRLLKHCGSMEREIGEGREVRDTALDRGNVVELELESPGERERFGSTYLVRTGCGGADISAIADYHEGEVASELRVKEEVIYGIGDELTRRQDIFRGTGGTHGAGIFTASGEMVAMAEDVGRHNALDKVVGWCAMRGTALADKVLVLSGRISYEMALKTVRVGIPVLVSMAAPTSLGLQVAEGAGLTVVGFAGAERFNVYTHPRRIVP
- a CDS encoding molybdenum cofactor guanylyltransferase; amino-acid sequence: MRGEEREGLQPQFAAAVLAGGEGKRLGMDKATLQIGNCSLLDRIILVLRDLFPHIMLVVQNGGSSLAGLEDAGVKVVTDVIPGKGPLVGIYTALQNSPAPYVFVMACDMPYPSRELIARMLSTAPGLEAVVPRRGEYIEPLFAVYRRDVAARIRDRIEGGRLKIHELIQDLDVRYMEEDEVAACDPGFRSFLNINTLEDLEAAF
- a CDS encoding penicillin acylase family protein — translated: MLEIENQEQTVKAVNGEISVRRDDHGVPVIRAGDFEDALYGLGLVQALDRGMQMELTRLLARGQLSEHLPPDENFIAMDRTMRKYDIWGFSCKHAGLIEEDAREEAEAFCRGVNDQFAENPPAEFGLISYAPEPWTTADCIAISKVMSMVDMDETQGWIRKFIVHMVMAGVTPAMLREIFVYMTEEPGEDYLGKLRQVKLAEPYVPETVKWAAIPREQTSSHWMLAGSRTAAGEAILCGSPELDSARLPCLWQEILLYVGDFYCMGVYVPGIPLPALGRTNYLSWSATYSCMDVMNYFLEEVKDGKYRRGDEWIPFEVREEVIKVKDSEPVTVRYYENVHGVLEGEPTEDGYYLCLAISLRDTGSQAIKEFRDHYRARTVQESMDHLSRCDSLSFNWGLADSSGSIGYQMSGRCPVRADNWIGVLPLPGWDEAYDWKGFYPPEKNPRLLNPESGYFGTSNQDLNHLSDVHIQTMPMSDDRAVRIAELLAAREDHSVESLMKMQYDVYSKHAERIMPLIRHLLPEGGNGDLLREWDLVYSSDCVAACVFENVYFEIARTVFGDYGVGREVVEYILDNSELYYMYYGQFDNVLQREESLWFGGRTRDDVLMEAVARGLEMEAAPFGSTHQVMMKNLVYGDMIPDFNYGPIEIIGCRGTVSQGAIFNAPGGRVGTFSPAIRFICPMSTNKYYSVLAGGPSEKPTSPLYASGVEDWLSGKFKLIEP
- a CDS encoding uroporphyrinogen decarboxylase family protein, which translates into the protein MTGKERMLAAFARREPDRVPVWEMAFNEESIIKLGAFYTDDLPPMKFAQQMTMEEKVKLLTTLFTVARELELDGLTSIGLLGTEPVDDDHVRDGWGRILRVSEEGEATAVGGPVSGPSDLKGLVVYHPQPTDFLMLMASVGNLGTDVAQVLVQPGPFRESWSLMGSMEKLLYHYIKNPSFVKDLAQVVTDYILEVIDMAADNGADIIGLDGDLAFNQTTLISPAQYEEFVFPYHQQITAHAHRKGVLVFKHSDGNMWPIMDGVADAGFDGFHPVQPQCMDIGEVKVKYGDRLCILGNIDCTYLLPFGSEEEVAENVKETIRVAAPGGGYIISSSNSIHPGVKPENYIAMVRAARRYGTYPISIEA
- a CDS encoding corrinoid protein, whose translation is MQEILEGIKAAVLAGEEEDAQRLVSEGLEKGLEPRRIMEEAMMPAMEDIGERFSAGEAFIPELIVAAEAMQRGMESLKPHLGGPERGSGLVLLGTVHGDIHSIGKNLVRMCLEGAGFEVIDIGEDVKAERFVEAYREHRPDILGLSALLSSTMQRIPEVVEAVRAEDAGAVIMVGGAPVTQDFAGRSGADGYAPNAFEAARKARELLS
- a CDS encoding TMEM165/GDT1 family protein, whose translation is MWWNALLASFGLTFVAELGDKTQLVILTLSAKYGFRQVFLGAAAAFALLNALAVSVGVVLYEFVPESVIKYTVSAVFIIFGIFMLLPEREKEDETGGGGTGEDGLAEVEPGKRQRGPLLTSFLLICLMELGDKTQLSLLALTAKYSQPVFVFIGGTLALWATSLIAAMLGTGAGRFIPQVWMRRISGAIFIAFGIINLFW
- a CDS encoding alpha/beta hydrolase, translated to MEAAGGLARKFLYYPDRIPADMPPPRWAGGAEEVWLDCEDGVRIHGLWWPEPAGAPVILFLHGNAQEVYSWSLVHMELEAVGCRLLLIDFHGYGKSGGEPHEAGLYLDGKAALAWLAEGGVRDPDIVLFGKSLGGGVACEIAQGREFRALVLESTFTSLAGVARKLFPFLPEGTPLGEVYDSISKLPRARCPVLVIHGDRDELIPVEEGLELYAAAPEPKELYLVAGAGHNDVSMVAGPGYARFIADFLGVSP
- a CDS encoding acyl-CoA dehydrogenase family protein, whose protein sequence is MPQEQLSDTGKQLLHDFPALAVLRKLDRKNIDDVIALVDNCAAFNREHAEPVALELDERIGKDTDYFAWDLVREAGDHRLFSLVIPEVVGGLAGKYMLTAGYLAFEELCSTCAGIGNMIAATALGISPMVTPGGLAFWDTILHEIIEGEKKGKPVLMAYAITEPSAGTDVEEPDFLARARINMEAKKVKGGYVLNGRKVFISGGREAKYLTVCAATERDRPLDTWSLFLVEKDRDGVSVPRVEVKMGQRACHAAELLFEDVFVPEDNLLGQEGDGMATGILSIMSASRGAVGGVGTGIARGAFKHFLAWAREGRNGRKPIDEQHIQMTLADMKAAIQESRMMCLSHGLAGDEVFGALMINPLMKGLFALPRAVRLSRPYQSFLHSQAGRVATGQMLRILVDEAELTHILYLASLAKFSATDNANWVTARALELMGTDDSIHRRWVEKCFRDAKLTQIYEGTNQLNRLTAYLIELAGTLKIELPRPLERAGR
- a CDS encoding 4Fe-4S binding protein, encoding MDSSDREHGNGSGRLLFFPLTLMGLLLRVTPYHLSDPLIAEKSGLRLFMLKRYAWIEVRFLALLYWIINLPEKFPLLGKLWVRKLNYVLAGKFVGEHMIAGQVMTLGEMLHFIDDLPAESRIAVGPCRCRLATHACDHPLETDIVILTGTAIWLDLFPQDYRVIDKEEAKRIVREGYEMGFVPMLDRHMYYRGSANYFVICNCCGCACLPINGYIYYKGTGFRFIPSVYRSVVDPDKCEGCGACVEVCAFEERKVFDGKVRILDCQGCGQCVRVCPNQANAMVTR
- a CDS encoding uroporphyrinogen decarboxylase family protein → MVAPDMLKMQMKVMLKLNKAMAYAYGLRLGRLDGFERLIAGIYGTPDRVPVLAQPYTYAMGMHGLSARTFFSEPRSFINASSNFARYFGIDFWSPVFDFYNIELEALGQKLIWRDRSEPDVDTSDPLIKSEEDLRRLRPPRAGRDGRMPYVLESYRRYMEIMGVPPMAYACSPFTMAVLTRGYVNLIRDMRRNPAFVHRLMEFLSMEVVVPWIDKLVETTSASIVAISDAWASQPNVTVEMVREFCLPYTEKIARATNSPLRTVMDTASWGERAVEDPREVLDLKVDMMARGNYFKPLRPFFLLVWNEDYEVVGIPYVKRYAEEKKVSLLLNVRPDLIESGPPEAIVENVRKLIWEGAGKGRFVLLINLVPVGTPVEHVHTAVAAAKQFGVYPIIPDLDTQTFLKPEFPPFEEWMRKEGLPV